A portion of the Pagrus major chromosome 8, Pma_NU_1.0 genome contains these proteins:
- the chmp1a gene encoding charged multivesicular body protein 1a, producing the protein MEDTLFQLKFTSKQLERLAKKAEKDSEKEQAKVKKALQQKNVECARVYAENAIRKKNEGLNWLRMASRVDAVSSKVQTAVTMKAVTKNMGQVTKALDKALNSMDLQKVSAVMDKFETQVQNLDVHTSVMEDSMSSAMTLTTPQEQVDDLIHQIAEESGLEVMDQLNQLPAGGTSVGAESSRSQEREDQLSRRLAALRN; encoded by the exons ACACACTGTTCCAGCTTAAG TTCACTTCCAAGCAGCTTGAAAGACTGGCCAAAAAGGCAGAGAAGGACTCTGAAAAAGAGCAGGCCAAGGTCAAGAAG GCTTTGCAACAGAAAAATGTGGAATGTGCCAGAGTTTATGCAGAGAACGCTATCcggaaaaaaaatgaaggtcTTAATTGGCTCCGAATGGCGTCTCGAGTCGATGCTGTCTCCTCTAAAGTCCAGACTGCTGTCACCATGAAGGCA GTGACCAAAAACATGGGCCAGGTGACCAAAGCCCTGGACAAAGCTCTAAACTCCATGGATCTCCAAAAGGTCTCTGCAGTCATGGATAAGTTTGAAACCCAAGTGCAGAACCTCGACGTCCACACCTCA GTCATGGAGGACTCCATGAGCTCTGCAATGACGCTGACCACCCCTCAGGAGCAGGTGGATGACCTCATCCACCAAATAGCGGAGGAGAGTGGCCTGGAGGTGATGGACCAGCTCAACCAGCTGCCTGCAGGAGGCACCTCAGTGGGTGCAGAGAGCTCACGGAGTCAGGAGAGGGAGGACCAGCTGTCTCGACG GTTGGCTGCCCTGCGGAACTGA
- the slc10a3 gene encoding P3 protein: MRTLFTFCCLFLITRGADRAWATGNLTVDSSNDTNLTADSSSRYIRIGDGSSQEFEFPENTNGVIVISSQYRSATTSRKGRQSWKQTVTVRSLDPEVLSILNVTDSGHAGPAKSYIISIRSGFPGRAQLQIQLLDLDQDSVPVLIEERTDYSIRVAPGSDDPATRLIQSGGLSHFSENPVLFALLPLIFINKCAFGCKVEVEVLRGLLRSPVPLLLGVLGQFLVMPLYAYCVSRLASLHKALSLGLVITCSAPGGGGGYLYSLLLGGDVTLAISMTLVSTVVAAAAMPLSSALYGRLLGVHAALHVPFVKILGTLLFIAIPISLGMLIKLRLPALTRVLLALIRPFSLVLIVGGIFMAYQMGASILANVGPQIVAVGVTVPLLGLVVGAILAKVAGLAPPQRKTVSIEVGVQNSLLALAVMQLSFRRAEADFASQAPFIVALSSTSEMLLIVLGYFAQRRLCGSAIPRSDA, translated from the coding sequence ATGAGGACGCTATTTACATTCTGTTGTCTCTTCCTTATTACCCGCGGAGCGGACCGGGCGTGGGCCACCGGAAACCTCACTGTCGACAGCAGTAACGACACCAACCTGACGgccgacagcagcagcagatataTCAGAATCGGAGACGGCTCATCGCAGGAATTTGAGTTTCCTGAAAACACCAACGGCGTGATTGTAATCTCCAGTCAGTACCGGAGCGCCACGACCAGCAGGAAGGGCCGCCAGAGCTGGAAGCAGACGGTTACAGTCCGCTCCCTGGACCCGGAGGTGCTCTCCATCCTTAATGTAACGGATAGCGGCCACGCAGGACCAGCAAAGAGCTACATCATCAGCATCCGCTCCGGGTTCCCAGGCAGGGCTCAGCTGCAGATCCAGCTGCTGGACCTGGACCAGGACTCGGTCCCGGTTCTGATTGAGGAGAGGACGGATTACTCCATCAGAGTGGCTCCCGGTAGTGATGACCCGGCCACCCGGCTCATCCAGTCGGGTGGCCTGTCCCATTTCTCTGAGAACCCTGTACTGTTTGCCTTGCTGCCCCTCATCTTTATCAACAAGTGTGCCTTCGGGTgcaaggtggaggtggaggtgttgcGGGGTCTGCTGAGGAGCCCAGTGCCTCTTCTCTTAGGGGTGCTGGGTCAGTTCCTGGTGATGCCGTTGTATGCCTACTGTGTGTCCCGGCTGGCCTCACTGCACAAAGCGCTCTCCCTGGGCCTGGTCATCACCTGCTCTGCCCCAGGAGGTGGGGGTGGTTACCTGTACAGCCTGCTGCTCGGAGGCGACGTTACCTTGGCTATCTCCATGACCCTGGTCTCCACGGTGGTGGCAGCGGCAGCCATGCCTTTGTCATCAGCTCTGTATGGTCGTCTGCTGGGTGTGCATGCTGCCCTACATGTACCATTTGTGAAGATCTTGGGTACCCTCCTCTTCATTGCCATCCCCATCTCACTGGGCATGCTGATCAAGCTGCGTCTGCCCGCCCTCACACGTGTCCTGCTGGCTCTTATAAGACCATTCAGCTTGGTGCTCATCGTTGGTGGCATCTTTATGGCCTACCAAATGGGCGCGTCCATCCTGGCCAACGTCGGGCCTCAGATTGTGGCTGTTGGGGTGACAGTGCCTTTGCTGGGGCTGGTGGTTGGGGCCATCCTGGCCAAGGTGGCAGGCTTGGCACCACCACAGAGGAAGACCGTCAGCATTGAGGTGGGTGTCCAGAACAGCCTCCTGGCACTCGCTGTCATGCAGCTGTCCTTCCGCCGGGCAGAGGCTGACTTCGCATCCCAGGCACCCTTCATTGTGGCCCTCAGCAGCACCTCAGAGATGCTGCTTATCGTTCTGGGGTATTTTGCCCAGCGGAGGTTGTGTGGGTCTGCCATCCCCAGGAGTGACGCCTGA